GCAACAGAAGGAAATCGTATTTGGAGTCAATTTGACAGCGAAGGCAAACCCAGAATTTCTCAAGACGGTGGAATTGGACTTATGCAAATTACCAATCAATCAACCTATGATCAAGAAAGATTAAAATATGATATTTATTACAATATTCAGGCAGGTGTTCAAATACTCAGTAATATGTATAGTCGAACTGATCTTCCTAAAATAAAAGGAGCTGGAAGAGAAACTATTGAAAATTGGTATTTCCCAGTAATGGCTTACAATGGTATTAAGCCAGTAAATAGCCCTCTTTATCAATTCACTGGTGAAAGAAATACGGAAGCGTATCAAGAAAAAGTTTTTGCTTTGATAGAATACTATAGTTTTGTAGATGACCCTAAACTTAAGCTAGGAAAATTTCCTTTTGCTACAGAAGATTTTTCCTACGATGTATCTCAAGGTGAAAATATTAAATTCCTAAAAAAAGAGTATACTTTAACTGATGATCTGCATTCATCAGCTTACAATTTTGTATTAGGTAATAAAGTAACGGTAACAGGTGATGTCGCTAATTTAAGGTCACAACCAGGTACTCCATCGGATGCTAGCAAATTACTTAAAGGTACAACGCTGATCGTTGATGGAGATTTTAAATATGATCAAGATTCAAGCAGTGAAAGGCAATTTGTATGGTATCCAGTTAGTACATTAGACCAGCAATCAACGGGATATATTTCATCAGCCTACCTTATGAAAAGTTATATTCCAGGGAAAGTTACAAAAGTGAATATGAGTACGGATAAGGCAAGCCCTCAAACAGAAGGAACACCTATAACGGTGACAGCAACATCTGAAGGAAGCAGTGACCCGGAATACCGATTTTATGTAAGAGATGAAAAAGGAACGCTTACGATGCTACAGGAGTATGGATCCAGTAATAAAGTAACGTGGACCCCTCAGAGTAAAGGAACCTATA
The genomic region above belongs to Priestia megaterium and contains:
- a CDS encoding transglycosylase SLT domain-containing protein; this encodes MKALLMRAGLLTSLGLGLFHGEALAEYEQPSQCISYGEIKQNQNPSLQHVNCLLTTAALQANIPPEVVKAVATKESGATEGNRIWSQFDSEGKPRISQDGGIGLMQITNQSTYDQERLKYDIYYNIQAGVQILSNMYSRTDLPKIKGAGRETIENWYFPVMAYNGIKPVNSPLYQFTGERNTEAYQEKVFALIEYYSFVDDPKLKLGKFPFATEDFSYDVSQGENIKFLKKEYTLTDDLHSSAYNFVLGNKVTVTGDVANLRSQPGTPSDASKLLKGTTLIVDGDFKYDQDSSSERQFVWYPVSTLDQQSTGYISSAYLMKSYIPGKVTKVNMSTDKASPQTEGTPITVTATSEGSSDPEYRFYVRDEKGTLTMLQEYGSSNKVTWTPQSKGTYTLIVHAKDKSNSGANSYYEARTEKIYQVEAGKVTKVSMSTDKASPQTEGTPITVTATSEGSSDPEYRFYVRDEKGTLTMLQEYGASNKVTWTPQSKGTYTLIVHAKDKSKSGANSYYEARIDTTYTIN